In Candidatus Rokuibacteriota bacterium, a genomic segment contains:
- a CDS encoding glutaredoxin family protein — translation MAKEVIVYTQPGUASCEREKEFLSQKGVSFTAKNIRDDPTALEELLKLGQRATPVTLIDSEVVVGFDRGKLERLLGLS, via the coding sequence ATGGCGAAGGAAGTCATTGTCTACACCCAACCCGGCTGAGCGAGCTGCGAGCGAGAGAAAGAGTTTCTTTCTCAAAAGGGAGTTTCGTTCACAGCCAAGAACATCCGTGACGACCCCACGGCGCTGGAGGAGCTGTTGAAGCTCGGCCAGCGGGCAACGCCCGTCACCCTGATCGATAGCGAGGTCGTGGTCGGGTTTGACCGCGGGAAGCTCGAGCGCCTATTGGGCCTGTCCTAA
- a CDS encoding mercury resistance protein — protein sequence MTTPAEPGPDQAPPASLKGYVLLGLAVVTCPCHLPILLLVLAGTGLAGALSQYFGLAFLTLSVIFIVSLVFGLKALKGGEHRRT from the coding sequence ATGACGACACCAGCCGAACCCGGTCCCGATCAAGCGCCGCCGGCGTCACTGAAGGGCTACGTTCTCCTCGGACTGGCCGTCGTGACCTGCCCCTGCCACCTGCCCATCCTCTTGCTGGTCCTCGCCGGAACCGGCCTGGCCGGAGCGCTGAGCCAGTACTTTGGGCTTGCCTTTCTGACGCTGAGCGTGATTTTCATAGTATCGCTCGTCTTCGGGCTCAAGGCTCTGAAAGGCGGCGAGCACAGGAGGACCTAA